Proteins from a genomic interval of Rubinisphaera italica:
- a CDS encoding DUF805 domain-containing protein, producing the protein MTDGLFPRRVGRFEFFRRFMALIAVTICLMFTELWATDCLPLGKELSTEFAYMWFPTLALIVIYGIFFLWIPRLRDIGISPWFVVILFIPEFITSIQTLVLIWKMLWFLAAISIPSKMLEDSTFRPKLPNEQSELPEELNW; encoded by the coding sequence ATGACTGATGGTTTATTCCCAAGACGGGTTGGTCGATTCGAATTTTTCAGAAGGTTTATGGCACTAATCGCAGTGACCATATGTTTGATGTTTACTGAGTTGTGGGCAACAGATTGTTTGCCATTAGGTAAGGAGCTTTCCACTGAGTTTGCATACATGTGGTTTCCAACATTAGCCCTCATTGTGATCTACGGAATATTTTTCCTTTGGATACCTAGACTTAGAGACATTGGTATCTCGCCTTGGTTTGTAGTGATATTATTTATTCCAGAATTTATCACATCTATTCAGACGTTGGTTCTGATCTGGAAAATGCTATGGTTTCTCGCCGCTATTTCAATACCATCTAAAATGCTTGAGGATTCAACTTTTCGTCCCAAATTACCTAACGAACAAAGCGAGTTACCTGAAGAATTAAATTGGTAA
- a CDS encoding sulfatase family protein: MNPRTIITTLFTLTVILSDLISIQAAEQPNFVVIFTDDQGYGDVGCFGAEGYETPNLDQMAAEGRKFTNFYVSQAVCSASRTSMLTGCYNIRLGIGGALSHRSTIGINSDEMTLAELVKQKDYATAAYGKWHLGYQQKFLPLQHGFDDYFGLPYSNDMWPYHPAYINLPEDQKGKRGFPDLPLISKNEIVNPAVTPEDQTHLTTWYTEHAVKFIEDNQDKPFLLYLAHSMPHVPLYVSEKYKGDSEQGTFGDVIEEIDWSVGQVLETLKKHGLDENTLVIFTSDNGPWLSYGNHAGSAGPFREGKGTTWEGGVREPCIMRWPGKIPAGTVCDELAATIDIFPTIAALAQVPLPDHKIDGQDIRPLMFGEKGAKTPHDVYYYYWGTHLQAIRSGEWKLHFPHSYRSLTGEPGKDGLPGGYTQQKTGLALYNLKTDEGETSDVKGEHPEIVIKLQKLAEEARADLGDSATKTQGTGKREPGRI; this comes from the coding sequence ATGAATCCCCGCACAATAATCACCACCCTGTTCACTCTGACTGTGATTTTGAGTGACCTCATCTCAATCCAGGCCGCTGAGCAACCGAACTTCGTTGTCATCTTTACTGATGATCAAGGCTACGGAGATGTTGGCTGTTTTGGGGCAGAAGGTTACGAGACTCCCAATCTCGATCAAATGGCAGCCGAGGGAAGGAAATTTACCAATTTCTATGTCTCTCAAGCCGTCTGCAGCGCGTCCCGAACTTCAATGCTGACAGGCTGTTACAACATCCGCCTGGGAATCGGGGGAGCATTAAGCCATCGCTCGACCATCGGCATCAATTCTGACGAAATGACGCTCGCAGAACTGGTCAAGCAGAAAGATTACGCGACCGCTGCCTATGGGAAATGGCATTTAGGCTATCAGCAAAAATTTCTCCCGCTCCAGCATGGCTTCGACGATTACTTCGGGCTCCCCTATTCCAACGATATGTGGCCCTATCACCCGGCTTACATCAATCTGCCAGAGGACCAGAAAGGGAAACGCGGCTTTCCCGATTTGCCGCTCATCTCCAAAAATGAAATCGTCAATCCGGCAGTCACCCCGGAAGATCAGACGCATCTGACAACATGGTACACCGAACATGCCGTCAAATTTATTGAAGACAATCAAGACAAACCGTTTCTGCTTTATCTGGCTCACTCGATGCCCCATGTGCCGTTATACGTCTCTGAGAAATATAAGGGCGACTCCGAACAGGGAACATTTGGAGATGTCATTGAAGAAATCGACTGGTCGGTCGGTCAGGTGCTGGAGACTTTGAAGAAGCACGGATTGGACGAAAACACACTCGTCATTTTCACTTCTGATAATGGTCCCTGGCTATCGTATGGAAATCATGCGGGTTCCGCAGGTCCATTTCGGGAGGGGAAAGGGACAACCTGGGAAGGGGGCGTGAGAGAACCGTGCATTATGCGCTGGCCGGGTAAAATTCCGGCTGGGACGGTATGCGATGAGTTAGCGGCCACGATCGACATTTTTCCCACAATTGCCGCTCTGGCTCAGGTCCCGCTACCCGATCACAAAATTGATGGGCAGGACATTCGGCCGCTTATGTTTGGAGAAAAGGGAGCCAAGACTCCTCATGATGTCTACTATTACTACTGGGGAACTCATCTTCAGGCCATCCGTAGCGGAGAATGGAAACTGCATTTTCCCCACTCGTATCGTAGCCTGACCGGAGAGCCGGGCAAAGATGGTCTGCCGGGTGGTTATACCCAGCAGAAAACGGGACTCGCACTTTATAATCTGAAAACGGACGAAGGCGAAACCTCGGATGTGAAAGGCGAGCATCCCGAGATTGTCATCAAACTGCAGAAACTTGCAGAGGAAGCACGGGCGGACCTCGGGGATTCTGCAACGAAAACTCAAGGAACAGGAAAACGTGAGCCGGGGCGGATTTAA
- a CDS encoding NAD(P)/FAD-dependent oxidoreductase gives MSQAHRVVIVGGGFGGLACARGLKRANVEVTVIDRRNFHLFQPLLYQVATGELSPANIASPIRSILQKQKNCQVLLGAVSGIDLETQSVHIDDRQIPFDSLVIATGSTHSYFGHEEWSEQAPGLKTIEDATEIRKRILYAFERANLATSEEERRAALTFVIVGAGPTGVELSGALSDVGHNMLSKEFRGGHPEELRIILCEGQPDPLGMYPPPLVKKSREELDRLGVELMTSSMVTDIQDDHVVVKHGDEENRIYTRTVIWAAGVRASSLGKIVADETGAETNRVGKILVNNNLSIGEHENLFVIGDLAFLKNEAGDPLPALAPVAMQQGSYVANLIKDRVSGNSGSSKPFHYRDRGSMAVIGRYAAIALVGKKKRQVSGIMAWFIWLFVHLMEITQFRNRLMVLFLWGWTYLTRDRSARLITGKLPRE, from the coding sequence ATGTCTCAAGCACATCGCGTTGTTATTGTTGGTGGAGGCTTTGGTGGACTGGCCTGTGCTCGTGGTCTAAAGCGAGCGAATGTCGAAGTCACTGTAATTGATCGACGAAACTTCCATCTGTTCCAGCCACTGTTGTATCAGGTAGCGACCGGGGAGTTATCACCTGCGAATATTGCTTCGCCAATTCGATCGATCTTGCAGAAGCAGAAAAACTGTCAGGTTCTGCTGGGAGCGGTTTCGGGGATAGATCTGGAAACGCAATCCGTTCATATTGACGACAGGCAGATTCCGTTCGATTCTCTGGTCATCGCTACTGGTTCGACGCACAGTTATTTCGGTCATGAGGAATGGTCTGAGCAGGCACCGGGGTTGAAAACGATCGAAGATGCGACTGAAATTCGGAAGCGAATTTTATATGCCTTCGAGCGGGCGAATCTGGCGACGAGTGAAGAGGAACGTCGAGCGGCTTTGACGTTTGTGATTGTGGGAGCCGGGCCAACAGGAGTGGAGTTGTCCGGTGCACTGTCTGATGTCGGCCACAATATGCTATCCAAAGAGTTCCGAGGGGGGCATCCCGAAGAGTTGCGAATCATACTGTGCGAAGGCCAGCCCGATCCGCTGGGCATGTATCCGCCGCCGTTAGTCAAAAAATCCCGCGAAGAATTGGATCGGCTCGGCGTCGAACTAATGACCAGTTCTATGGTGACTGATATCCAGGACGACCATGTCGTGGTGAAACACGGCGATGAAGAAAATCGAATTTATACACGAACCGTGATCTGGGCAGCCGGGGTAAGAGCCTCTTCGCTTGGCAAAATCGTGGCGGATGAGACGGGAGCAGAAACGAACCGCGTGGGAAAAATTCTGGTCAACAACAATCTTTCGATTGGAGAACATGAGAACCTGTTTGTGATTGGCGATCTGGCTTTTCTGAAGAATGAAGCTGGTGACCCATTGCCGGCGTTAGCTCCGGTCGCCATGCAGCAGGGAAGTTATGTTGCGAACCTCATCAAAGATCGCGTTAGTGGAAATTCAGGTTCGTCCAAGCCGTTTCATTATCGTGATCGGGGCAGCATGGCTGTGATTGGCCGCTATGCGGCGATCGCACTGGTTGGAAAAAAGAAACGGCAGGTCAGCGGAATTATGGCCTGGTTCATCTGGCTGTTCGTGCACCTGATGGAAATTACACAGTTTCGCAATCGATTGATGGTACTCTTCCTCTGGGGTTGGACATATCTCACCCGCGACCGTTCTGCCCGCTTAATCACGGGGAAACTTCCTAGGGAATGA
- a CDS encoding addiction module protein, translating into MTNSKNLKLTNDQAILQKALLLNAEERLLLIDELAANLPDNQPPQLSHEWTKVINRRSQEIDLGSVKTEDWESIRSRLIYKINFAKEK; encoded by the coding sequence ATGACCAATTCAAAGAATCTCAAATTGACTAATGATCAGGCTATTTTGCAGAAAGCTTTGTTATTGAATGCAGAAGAACGTCTTCTTTTGATTGATGAATTGGCTGCGAATCTTCCAGATAATCAACCGCCACAACTCTCTCACGAATGGACAAAAGTAATAAATCGACGCAGTCAGGAAATCGATTTAGGATCGGTCAAAACTGAGGATTGGGAATCAATACGCTCTCGATTGATTTATAAAATAAACTTTGCCAAAGAAAAGTGA
- a CDS encoding IS30 family transposase encodes MSHTHLTAEERDSIAHMHALGHSRIEIARELSRDPSTISRELRRNSDATGKYFAGKADRKARRRRQLCKLPWKLNHAPLKEFLLDKLSLKWSPEQIAGQLLRLHPREARMRISIETIYAWIKANKKQGGNIYRQLRQSRKKRRKRYGTGISRRCDPTKKPMDQRPVSARNRSRIGHWESDTIEGQKGTGYIVTHVERKTGYLVASYLPDKKASTLNAASVFAFEGLPSSLIRTLTTDNGSEFSGHRELEQALHCAIYFAPARQPWQRGQNENTNGLLRQYFLKGSDFRKLKAEDIQAAVMELNNRPRKKYQFKSPHELFEPKTRAFQN; translated from the coding sequence ATGTCACACACGCATCTTACTGCTGAGGAACGTGATTCCATAGCGCACATGCACGCCCTGGGACACTCTCGAATAGAAATTGCGCGCGAGTTATCCCGAGACCCCAGCACGATCTCCCGAGAACTGCGGCGGAATTCGGATGCGACCGGGAAGTATTTCGCCGGGAAAGCCGACCGCAAAGCGCGACGGCGTCGACAACTCTGCAAACTCCCCTGGAAACTCAACCACGCTCCGCTCAAAGAATTCCTGCTCGATAAGTTGTCTCTCAAGTGGTCGCCGGAACAGATTGCAGGTCAACTCTTGCGACTGCATCCTCGGGAGGCCAGAATGCGAATATCCATTGAGACGATTTACGCCTGGATCAAAGCAAACAAAAAGCAGGGCGGCAACATCTACAGGCAGCTGCGTCAATCGAGAAAGAAACGCCGCAAACGCTACGGCACAGGGATCTCCAGACGATGCGACCCGACCAAAAAGCCAATGGATCAGCGACCGGTTTCTGCACGCAATCGTTCGCGGATCGGGCACTGGGAATCGGATACCATCGAGGGTCAAAAGGGGACCGGCTACATTGTCACGCATGTCGAACGCAAGACCGGCTATCTTGTGGCGAGCTATCTGCCGGACAAGAAAGCATCGACGTTGAACGCGGCTTCGGTGTTTGCGTTTGAGGGGTTGCCATCGTCATTGATTCGAACTTTGACGACGGACAACGGGAGTGAGTTTTCGGGTCATCGAGAGTTGGAGCAAGCCCTGCATTGTGCGATCTATTTTGCTCCGGCTCGCCAGCCGTGGCAACGCGGCCAGAATGAGAACACCAACGGGCTTCTGCGGCAATACTTCCTGAAGGGGAGCGATTTCCGTAAACTGAAAGCCGAGGATATTCAAGCGGCTGTGATGGAGTTGAACAACCGGCCTCGCAAAAAGTACCAATTCAAATCACCACACGAACTGTTCGAACCCAAAACCCGTGCATTTCAAAATTGA
- a CDS encoding HD-GYP domain-containing protein, with protein MSETTIISLDQLRAGIILPSPIFDGQHENLLLIGKGIQVTQQYLNRLAARGICSVAIESSFADQIRKPQGASLKSIERILKPKPASHSNKTLRAENTQTSPLSQQIHRPHTLEYDESCVTEFKARRAAAGATLAQFLQTVDSSGIREGRQIRGMAVDSIESLMVDMDLFVKLAIDPAELADEYSHCVRVSELAMAIAAVLEYPRNKIEELGIGCLIYKAAENRKLDRHSEQKHNSNEKGQSRLQQNPYHLYESLEAITDLPIGARQVAYQIHERWDGSGAPRQRYGNQIHPLARIAGVADEYVALTTHQDHRRAIEPYQVIEIMLDLAKNRKFEPKVIKALLQTVCLYPLGSYVQLNDGTIAVVVRSNLKAFDKPIVKMLYDSKGQKVPTTSIDLSIVTRLHVTQAMDSERVKKMSNGSSGFRENLLELEFAKC; from the coding sequence ATGTCTGAGACGACTATTATATCGCTGGATCAATTGCGGGCAGGTATCATTTTGCCCTCGCCCATCTTTGATGGTCAGCATGAGAATCTTTTGTTGATCGGCAAAGGGATTCAGGTGACTCAGCAGTACCTGAATCGTCTGGCTGCTCGTGGAATCTGCAGCGTTGCGATTGAGAGTTCGTTTGCCGATCAGATTCGCAAACCTCAAGGGGCATCCCTCAAAAGCATCGAGAGAATCCTCAAACCCAAACCTGCGAGTCATTCGAATAAAACGCTGCGTGCTGAAAATACACAGACTTCTCCACTCTCACAACAAATCCACAGGCCACACACTCTTGAGTATGATGAATCCTGTGTCACCGAATTCAAAGCCAGGCGAGCGGCTGCCGGGGCGACTCTTGCCCAGTTCCTGCAGACTGTTGACTCTTCCGGCATCCGAGAAGGAAGACAGATTCGCGGGATGGCAGTCGACTCCATTGAAAGCTTGATGGTTGATATGGATTTATTCGTCAAACTGGCGATCGATCCCGCTGAACTGGCCGATGAATATAGTCATTGTGTTCGTGTGTCTGAACTGGCGATGGCGATTGCTGCGGTGCTCGAATACCCTCGGAACAAAATTGAAGAACTGGGGATTGGTTGCCTGATCTATAAAGCTGCAGAAAATCGCAAGCTGGATCGCCACTCTGAGCAGAAGCATAATTCCAATGAAAAAGGGCAGAGTCGCTTGCAACAAAATCCGTATCATTTGTACGAATCCCTCGAAGCGATAACAGATTTGCCGATTGGTGCCCGTCAAGTAGCCTATCAGATCCATGAGCGCTGGGATGGCAGTGGAGCTCCACGCCAGCGATATGGAAATCAAATTCATCCTCTGGCAAGAATTGCCGGCGTGGCTGATGAATATGTGGCATTAACCACCCATCAGGATCACCGACGAGCAATTGAGCCCTATCAGGTCATCGAGATCATGCTGGATCTGGCCAAAAATCGGAAATTTGAACCGAAAGTGATTAAGGCACTCTTGCAGACAGTTTGCCTCTATCCACTCGGTTCCTACGTTCAACTGAACGATGGCACCATAGCCGTTGTCGTTCGTTCCAACCTCAAAGCTTTTGACAAGCCTATCGTTAAAATGCTATACGACTCGAAAGGTCAAAAGGTTCCAACCACTAGCATCGATCTTTCCATTGTGACTCGACTGCATGTCACACAAGCCATGGACAGTGAGCGTGTCAAAAAAATGTCGAACGGATCGTCTGGATTCCGGGAGAATCTGCTGGAACTCGAGTTTGCGAAGTGCTGA
- the fbaA gene encoding class II fructose-bisphosphate aldolase: MPIATPEQYGKMIDAAQKGDYAYPAINISSLVTLNAALKGFADKKSDGIIQVSIGGGKFASGLNVGCAVEGAVVLAEAAHRLAAKYDVMIALHTDHCQPDKVDSFLKPLIAETAKFRAAGKGNLFQSHMLDASELPLDENMKLSQELLKLCAENEIILEVEAGVVGGEEDGIDNSDQPAEKLYTTPDDMVAVYEALNGLGRYMFAATFGNVHGSYKPGHVKLRPEILKTGQDAVIAKYGKDAAFDLVFHGGSGTPNEQIRETLAYGVIKMNIDTDTQYAFTRPIAAHMFKNYDGVLKVDGEIGNKKAYDPRAYLKAGEQGVADRLGEACDDLLSSGKTVFGKI; encoded by the coding sequence ATGCCTATCGCAACACCCGAACAATACGGAAAAATGATTGATGCCGCCCAGAAAGGCGACTACGCTTACCCGGCTATCAACATTTCGTCTCTGGTCACTTTGAATGCTGCTCTCAAGGGTTTTGCAGACAAAAAGTCCGACGGCATCATTCAGGTTTCCATCGGCGGTGGAAAATTCGCGTCCGGTTTGAACGTCGGCTGTGCGGTTGAAGGAGCGGTCGTTCTGGCAGAAGCCGCTCACAGATTGGCTGCCAAATACGATGTGATGATCGCTCTGCACACCGACCACTGTCAGCCAGACAAAGTCGACAGCTTCCTCAAACCACTGATCGCCGAAACAGCCAAGTTCCGTGCCGCCGGTAAAGGCAACCTGTTCCAGTCTCACATGCTCGATGCCTCCGAGTTGCCACTCGATGAAAACATGAAACTCTCTCAAGAGTTGCTCAAGCTCTGTGCAGAAAACGAAATCATTCTGGAAGTTGAAGCCGGTGTTGTCGGTGGTGAAGAAGACGGCATCGATAACTCCGATCAGCCAGCCGAGAAACTCTACACAACTCCCGATGACATGGTCGCTGTCTACGAAGCTCTCAACGGTCTCGGTCGCTACATGTTCGCCGCCACGTTCGGAAACGTTCACGGCTCCTACAAACCAGGTCACGTGAAATTGCGTCCGGAAATTCTGAAGACTGGTCAGGATGCCGTCATTGCCAAGTACGGTAAAGACGCAGCCTTCGACCTCGTCTTCCACGGCGGCTCCGGCACACCGAACGAGCAGATCCGCGAAACCCTCGCTTACGGCGTCATCAAAATGAATATCGACACCGATACTCAATACGCCTTCACCCGACCCATCGCCGCTCACATGTTCAAGAACTACGATGGCGTTCTCAAAGTCGACGGTGAAATCGGCAACAAAAAAGCCTACGACCCTCGCGCCTACCTCAAAGCCGGCGAACAAGGCGTAGCCGATCGCCTCGGCGAAGCCTGTGACGACCTCCTCAGCTCAGGCAAAACCGTCTTCGGTAAAATCTAA
- a CDS encoding right-handed parallel beta-helix repeat-containing protein: protein MAQNIFRSSSSLFFVIALSAFTVSPSFAETKEDQTNSAVVIQAKDFDSIQAAIDAVPQQGGMVVLPAGTFELTEPVVIRTERTRLTGAGSATHLVNKNEEGQPAIQIRAEGYDENKKLRLWQVQLDHFQISGNPKSGDGIHAAGIEEIFIQGVSIHHNGRHGIFLDFCYEDPRISDCLITYNKEAGVKLLGCHDIVVNANHFEENLDGVRCLDGYNLTMNGNNLDDHLGNGVLIENTYGSVVSGNMIEECEGWGIVLDRDCYGITLSSNVIAHELKGGIDLRDAWGCAISANTFTIVHQAAVRVGENSGRLNISANTFSNSDIGGEIRRKLEHKVPMQLDAGAGIVLEKTEDILITGNLFSGMDGAAVNCESEDCERINIVGNLVADYGRKAEKPVAFEVPEKESVQMQNNMIGPAKMPRQEAGR from the coding sequence ATGGCACAAAACATCTTCCGCTCATCCTCCTCTCTCTTCTTCGTTATTGCTCTGTCAGCATTCACAGTTTCGCCGAGCTTTGCTGAGACGAAAGAAGATCAGACCAACTCGGCGGTCGTCATTCAGGCCAAAGACTTCGATTCGATTCAGGCGGCCATTGATGCCGTTCCCCAGCAAGGGGGCATGGTTGTGTTACCGGCTGGGACATTTGAGTTAACAGAGCCTGTCGTCATTCGCACTGAACGAACGCGATTGACCGGAGCAGGATCGGCGACGCATTTGGTTAATAAAAATGAAGAAGGCCAGCCAGCGATTCAGATTCGTGCGGAAGGATATGACGAGAACAAAAAGCTGAGGCTCTGGCAGGTGCAGCTGGATCATTTTCAGATTTCCGGCAATCCTAAAAGTGGTGACGGAATTCATGCAGCCGGGATTGAAGAAATTTTCATTCAGGGTGTCTCCATTCATCACAATGGAAGGCACGGCATCTTTCTGGATTTCTGTTATGAAGACCCTCGCATTTCTGATTGTCTGATCACATACAATAAAGAGGCCGGAGTAAAGCTACTGGGATGTCATGACATTGTTGTGAACGCGAATCACTTTGAAGAGAATCTGGATGGAGTTCGTTGTCTGGATGGTTACAACCTTACGATGAATGGCAACAATCTGGATGACCATCTCGGGAATGGGGTTTTGATTGAGAACACTTATGGTTCTGTCGTTTCCGGGAATATGATTGAAGAGTGTGAAGGATGGGGGATTGTTCTGGATCGGGATTGTTATGGAATCACATTGAGTTCGAATGTGATTGCTCATGAACTCAAAGGGGGAATCGATTTGCGGGATGCCTGGGGGTGTGCGATCTCAGCCAATACGTTCACCATCGTGCATCAGGCAGCGGTGCGAGTGGGAGAGAATTCGGGACGATTGAATATCTCCGCCAATACATTCAGCAATAGCGACATAGGAGGCGAAATTCGCAGGAAGCTGGAACATAAAGTTCCGATGCAACTCGATGCAGGAGCCGGAATCGTGCTGGAGAAAACAGAAGATATTCTGATTACAGGCAATCTGTTTTCAGGAATGGATGGAGCAGCGGTGAATTGTGAGAGTGAGGATTGCGAGCGGATCAATATTGTTGGCAATCTCGTGGCCGATTACGGCAGAAAAGCAGAAAAGCCAGTCGCATTTGAAGTGCCAGAGAAAGAGAGTGTGCAAATGCAAAACAATATGATCGGCCCGGCGAAAATGCCGCGTCAGGAAGCTGGGCGATAA
- a CDS encoding HDOD domain-containing protein produces MNWADFRKELLTSEPQIAPPDLQVIVLPDVIFRVVRAAQREDASANEVGKIIDTDSSLTCDLLKYVNSSAMMLRHKAATASRATMLLGVKRTKLFVLSLASNRMMRNVKSPLILMKRFAVSSLERALFSKMVAGHLGMDEDLAFSAGLMQDLVLPALTADFASKYSELLELSEESQTDLAKLEQQELGWDHASVAARMMDSWGFPEDLVCCVFLHHQLDRILQDKLLYNTELLPVAMSGLLNDLFKQTPNGMQKLEQVWNDVLPAVSLPEQALVIYDQLQEMNPEFHGHQSLAEHLAVMIS; encoded by the coding sequence ATGAACTGGGCCGATTTCCGAAAAGAACTTCTAACGAGTGAGCCTCAGATCGCTCCTCCCGATCTACAAGTGATCGTATTGCCTGACGTCATTTTCCGAGTTGTCAGGGCTGCTCAGCGAGAAGATGCCTCTGCGAATGAGGTGGGCAAAATCATTGATACTGACAGTTCATTGACATGCGATTTGCTTAAGTATGTCAATTCTTCAGCCATGATGTTACGCCACAAGGCGGCGACGGCATCGCGAGCCACGATGCTGCTTGGAGTAAAACGGACAAAGTTGTTTGTGCTTTCTCTGGCCTCCAACCGCATGATGCGCAATGTGAAGTCGCCACTAATTCTCATGAAACGCTTTGCGGTTTCTTCATTGGAACGCGCGTTATTTTCCAAGATGGTCGCCGGGCATCTTGGAATGGATGAAGATCTCGCATTCTCTGCTGGCTTAATGCAGGATCTTGTCCTGCCCGCACTGACTGCCGATTTCGCCTCGAAATACAGTGAGCTGTTGGAGCTCAGTGAAGAGAGTCAAACTGATTTAGCAAAGCTGGAGCAGCAAGAACTAGGCTGGGATCATGCATCTGTGGCAGCCAGAATGATGGATTCCTGGGGGTTTCCGGAAGACCTGGTCTGCTGCGTTTTTCTGCACCATCAGTTGGATCGCATCCTCCAGGACAAACTGCTTTACAATACCGAATTATTACCGGTAGCAATGTCGGGCCTTTTGAATGATCTTTTTAAGCAAACTCCCAATGGAATGCAAAAGTTGGAACAGGTCTGGAACGATGTTCTGCCTGCGGTCTCTTTACCTGAGCAGGCACTTGTCATTTACGATCAACTTCAGGAAATGAATCCCGAATTTCATGGACATCAATCACTGGCCGAACATCTGGCAGTCATGATTTCCTGA
- a CDS encoding deoxyribonuclease IV has protein sequence MPLFGSHLSIAGGYYKAVRKAAELGMETVQIFTKNNNQWKGKPLTDDDCRMFKEAVEETGIQSPCAHDSYLINLASPDSELFEKSRDALIIELERAEALGLEGVVMHPGSFVKDTEQGGLKRIAQGIDQVHKATKGYHCQLWLETTAGQGTNLGHRFEHLQQILETVKVAERLSVCVDTCHIFAAGYPLIKKSEYKATFEEFDEKVGVNRIRAFHINDSKKPLGSRVDRHEHIGEGELGLEPFRHLVNDKRFSKLPMYLETKKEERDGKEMDAVNLKTLKSLMKKKS, from the coding sequence ATGCCTTTATTCGGATCACATCTTTCCATAGCCGGTGGATATTACAAAGCCGTACGAAAAGCCGCTGAGTTGGGAATGGAGACCGTCCAGATCTTCACAAAAAATAACAATCAGTGGAAAGGCAAGCCGCTTACCGATGACGATTGCCGGATGTTCAAAGAGGCGGTTGAAGAAACTGGAATTCAGTCGCCTTGTGCACACGATAGTTATTTAATCAATCTGGCCAGTCCGGATTCCGAGTTGTTCGAGAAGTCTCGTGATGCGTTGATCATCGAGCTGGAACGGGCGGAAGCATTGGGGCTCGAAGGCGTTGTGATGCACCCGGGCAGCTTTGTAAAAGATACCGAACAGGGGGGCTTGAAGCGCATCGCCCAGGGGATCGATCAGGTTCATAAAGCGACCAAAGGTTACCACTGTCAATTGTGGTTGGAAACGACGGCTGGACAGGGAACGAATCTGGGGCATCGCTTTGAGCATCTGCAGCAAATTCTGGAGACGGTGAAAGTAGCCGAGCGGTTGTCGGTGTGTGTCGATACCTGTCATATTTTCGCTGCTGGTTATCCATTGATTAAAAAGTCGGAATACAAAGCCACCTTTGAGGAGTTTGATGAAAAAGTCGGTGTGAACCGGATCCGAGCGTTTCATATCAACGATAGTAAGAAGCCTCTGGGCAGTCGAGTTGATCGACATGAACATATCGGTGAAGGGGAACTGGGACTCGAACCATTTCGACATCTGGTGAATGACAAACGATTTTCGAAGTTGCCGATGTATCTGGAAACGAAGAAGGAAGAGCGGGATGGCAAAGAGATGGATGCGGTCAATTTGAAAACACTCAAGAGTTTAATGAAGAAGAAATCATGA